The region TCCTGGGCTCCATGGCTAAGCTGGTTGCCGAAATCAGCCTCAAGCAAAAGGAATTGGAGAAGAAAACCCAGGAAGTGCATCGCGTGCGTAGCCGACACTCGGATAACTTTGGTAAATTCTTCAAGGAAAAAATTACCGCCAACTATCGCCGGTCAATGCAGGGAGCCTACGACAAATTGAATCGAGAAATCAAGGACCTAAATGAGAAGGCCAATGCCCAGAAGTTGAAGGAGCAGTCTTACGAGATAAAACGTAAGAATCTCATGGGGGATATTGCACGCATGGAGAAGGAGCTGAAGGAGAGCGAAGAGCTGATATTTCAAAAGTGTCGCTCCACTCCCTATGATGAGTTACTGGACCGAAGCAAAGTGGCCATTTCGAAGTTGCAGTTTGATCATGGGGCCCTCAAATCCGCCGAGGCTTTGTACAAAAAGTAAAGTCCTCAAACTATTACTTGAGAAATATTActaaatttaacttttttctaggtacatacaaaaaattgagGAAGAACCATGTTGCCCCTTGTGCCACCACAATATGTCCGGTGATGAGGCCTGCGATCTGACCACAGAGCTGACCGATGAGATTCAGAAGTTGCCTgagaatataatcagagccGAGAAAGCCCTTAAGACGGAGACTCTAAAATATGAGAACTTGCTTCAACTTAAGCCGAACATTCTGAAGGTTAAGGACCTGAAGGAGGCCttgccgaaaaaaaaagaagagctGAGGCAAGTCGAGGAGTTGCTGGGCGACAGCGTTAGTGAATATGAGACTATACTAGCGCTGATTGGCGAACCTACCCACAATATGGAGTTGGCCAATTCCATGATGGGGGACATGACTTTGCTAGACGAAGCTTTGAAGGAGTCAGCGCGGTTAGAAAAGGATCTGGAGCTGCAGAAAGtaagttattttaaatatttggatGAGTTCCTGTTTAATAGTCTGTTCTTAGGCCAAGTTACCTGCATCCTATGATTCAAGTGTTTCAATGGATGCTTTACAAGCAGAGAAAAGTCAGGTATCCAAGGACCTGGAAGCAGAACGTAAGGACTTGGAGACCCATCAGACCACATTCCAACAGCACCTGGATGCTCTAAATCGTGTTCGTGAAATCAAAAATGGGTAAAGTTTAAAGGATTTCAACTCTCACACAcctaatttataaataaacctTTCTGCAGGCTTAAGGATAGACAAATAAGACTGCAGGAGGGCTTGCAAAGCCTACCGCAGTTAAAGGAGCGATATGAAAAGCTCACAACATTCCTAACAACAGTGACTACTGAAATAAACGAATTAAGGGCCAAAATTCAACCTCTCAAGCAAGACCTGAGGGCTGCCGTGAATGAAAAGGAGCGCCTAAAGGAGAGTGAACGCACCCAGTTGGCCCAATTGAATACCAAATACAATTCCTACAAAAGTACAGATCAGGATATTCAAAGATTGAACAAAGAATCTCAGAACTACGCTAAATTGGACTTGAAAAGTGAAATCAGCAAACTTGAAGAGATTATTAAGACCACCAATGAGCAAATTAAGAAACTGgtaatgaatttatttatattcttaaatcacatgattttaaaataatttttcttagGAAGTACAAATAGATTCAAAGGCTGCTCAAGTGGAGTCCATCAAGACGGAATGTCGCAACCAGCAGAACGTGGAGCGGGACTTAAAGGATAATCGCGAGCTGAAACAACTACAGGAGAAGGAATCCAAGCTTAGCGAAAGCTGTCAGGCCCTTTCTAAGCAACTTGGAAACTTGGATTTCCGCAGCGTCAACAAAGAGAAGTTGGAACTAACGAAGCGCCGGGATGCGTCCACTGTTAGGAAGGGAGAGCTGCTGGGCCAACTGGGGGAGATCAACTGCCAAGTCAAAAAGCTGGAGCAGGAGATTGATGAGCCAAAGTTGAAGGAGTCGTtccaaaattaccaaaaagcGAACTACGAGCTGGTAGTCATGCGCCGCTGCATTGAGGACTTGGGCCAGTATCGAATAGCCCTGGAGTGGGCCCTCATCCAGTTCCATGcggaaaaaatggaaaacatcaATCGTCTGATTCGCGAGTACTGGCGCATGATATATCGTGGTAATGACATCGACTACATCCAGGTGAAGACCGATGACATCAGTGCGAATGCGTCGGCAGATCGACGCAAAACATACAACTATCGGGTGGTCCAGTCGAAGAACAACACGGAGATTGAGATGAGGGGTCGTTGCAGTGCGGGTCAGCGCGTCCTCGCTTCTTTGATCATTCGCATGGCATTGGCCGAAACCTTCAGCAGTAATTGTGGAGTGCTAGCTTTGGATGAGCCCACCACGAACTTGGATCGTACTAACATCACCTCGCTGTGCGATGCCCTTAACTGCATTGTGGAGGAGCGGCAAAGCCAGTCGAACTTCATGCTCATCATCATTACCCACGACGAGAATTTCATTTCGTCGCTGGGCAAGATAAACAGCTACCATCGCGTGTTCCGGAATGATGAGTGCAAGTCGGTTATTCGAAAGGTACAGGTTGGCTGAATGTTCGGTCCATCAAAGACACTATTAAGTGCcaattaaatgtataaagTTTGTTATCAATACTTTTGCTTGTCGATTTATCACATCAATTAGAGGAAAAGGTAATTTCCCGCCCAAGATGGGGTTTGGCGTGGTGCCAGTTTCACTCTTCCGCCATGCTCCAAGGGTGGTTATTCGTAATTCTTGTTCCCCAAGCAGTCCTTCCTCATTCCATACAGTTTGGAATGATGCACTACACGGCCGTGCCCATTTTTGAGGCAGAAATATACACCAATAGGTCTGGGGATGTGGATGTGGTTTTCAAACAAAAGGTTTTAAAATATCAACATTTCAAATGGTTTTTATTAAGTATTTCTAATGCAGGGTCATTTGATTTTCTATATTAACCTGATTTTGATCGTTGACGAGAGCCAAGTAGAGTGGAATGGTGGAGCCTCAATTGTCAATGGTGGCATTGGATGCAACTTTACGTCCTTAAGGTTACTAAACATCCAAATGAAGGTGTCAAGACTGTCAGTACTTATATATGGTACACCCAGGTAGGTgatgtgtgtgttttcccaaagtattttctaaatttaaatgGCAATCAGTCTTTCTCTTGTGCATCGATAGGGGGCTTCCAGTGGTATCCATCATCCGGCAGATCGCTGCGTATCAGCGGTGAGATCCACGCCAAGTGCATGCGGTTGCCAAAGACGCTCCTAAGATTTTCGCGAACTCCCCGATCGTATTTGTGCTTGCTCTCCAAAGTGCGATCTGCGGATACTCCTCCTCTCAAAATGATGGGCACATGGTAGGCCAGAAGAAGAACGCCGTACAAAAACGCTAGGATATTCAGGCCGTAGAAGATGAGGTACATGTTGCCCCAGAAGTGGCCAGTAAAAAGGAGAAACAACGGGTTGAGCAGCTTAAACAAGGTCTGCCAGTGGCAGTATATGTGGGCTTGGAACACCCACAAGTAAATGGAGTTATACACCAGGGCATAAACGGATCCCACAAAGAGGTAGAAGATGAATCCCATGAAGAAGCGATGATTCCTGTGACCAATACAGCAGCCGGTGTATATGCAATGATGATCTCTCTTCAGGATGCAAACGCCACAGTTCTTGC is a window of Drosophila bipectinata strain 14024-0381.07 chromosome 2R, DbipHiC1v2, whole genome shotgun sequence DNA encoding:
- the rad50 gene encoding DNA repair protein RAD50, producing MSSIEKLSIQGVRSFGSNAEDMQSITFSSPVTLILGENGCGKTTIIECLKYALTGESPPGSEKGKNFVHDPKIFGNNESLAQIKMKVRDKRGAEVSICRTMKVSRQRGVMTFKTMDSTLNFLTDGGHPKRDQDSLSGRTNDIDQAISDFMGVSKAIINNVLFCHQEDSSWPLDEPKKLKEKFDAIFGISEYDKALDKIIKMRKESTEELRLMEANIKHVEYLKKEMEAKTLALQKAQEKCNNVKTQCNECEEEMKPIEARLMEIRNIELEIGKYQAQKVEMDTKHKNCKEQITTISKKIKTLFEGSLVELEMEIVNFDQRMTEMQLQCTETEEELSQLKKSSGMAKDKLATQDKKHVLAKQQHQSEQTCKSQLLRRVKEFCRDLQIPIDEDSIGQPEKLEEVLQDIEAVIMSKHCEIAEISDQNDKADQRRQAKIDELRIDLTKSEQSVAAQEKQREQSKRESETLEVDIKRIEASMHELKQLEKKIADANELYENTSKNFDQQTMRDVIAAKKTFIAEKQTQFKKLDEQLTFLGSMAKLVAEISLKQKELEKKTQEVHRVRSRHSDNFGKFFKEKITANYRRSMQGAYDKLNREIKDLNEKANAQKLKEQSYEIKRKNLMGDIARMEKELKESEELIFQKCRSTPYDELLDRSKVAISKLQFDHGALKSAEALYKKYIQKIEEEPCCPLCHHNMSGDEACDLTTELTDEIQKLPENIIRAEKALKTETLKYENLLQLKPNILKVKDLKEALPKKKEELRQVEELLGDSVSEYETILALIGEPTHNMELANSMMGDMTLLDEALKESARLEKDLELQKAKLPASYDSSVSMDALQAEKSQVSKDLEAERKDLETHQTTFQQHLDALNRVREIKNGLKDRQIRLQEGLQSLPQLKERYEKLTTFLTTVTTEINELRAKIQPLKQDLRAAVNEKERLKESERTQLAQLNTKYNSYKSTDQDIQRLNKESQNYAKLDLKSEISKLEEIIKTTNEQIKKLEVQIDSKAAQVESIKTECRNQQNVERDLKDNRELKQLQEKESKLSESCQALSKQLGNLDFRSVNKEKLELTKRRDASTVRKGELLGQLGEINCQVKKLEQEIDEPKLKESFQNYQKANYELVVMRRCIEDLGQYRIALEWALIQFHAEKMENINRLIREYWRMIYRGNDIDYIQVKTDDISANASADRRKTYNYRVVQSKNNTEIEMRGRCSAGQRVLASLIIRMALAETFSSNCGVLALDEPTTNLDRTNITSLCDALNCIVEERQSQSNFMLIIITHDENFISSLGKINSYHRVFRNDECKSVIRKVQVG
- the LOC122321120 gene encoding uncharacterized protein; the protein is MLQGWLFVILVPQAVLPHSIQFGMMHYTAVPIFEAEIYTNRSGDVDVVFKQKGHLIFYINLILIVDESQVEWNGGASIVNGGIGCNFTSLRLLNIQMKVSRLSVLIYGTPR
- the LOC108121290 gene encoding probable palmitoyltransferase ZDHHC24, giving the protein MRIRRNPLPRRLVDILCFLLIGISLPVVFMFEIVVVLPNFHDPGSFFHTLHFLMAMFLVFNIKSNMIACMMIDTSCDVKKIEPPEDHSDWRECEICQRLAPPRSWHCKNCGVCILKRDHHCIYTGCCIGHRNHRFFMGFIFYLFVGSVYALVYNSIYLWVFQAHIYCHWQTLFKLLNPLFLLFTGHFWGNMYLIFYGLNILAFLYGVLLLAYHVPIILRGGVSADRTLESKHKYDRGVRENLRSVFGNRMHLAWISPLIRSDLPDDGYHWKPPIDAQEKD